From Anaerohalosphaeraceae bacterium, one genomic window encodes:
- the nifJ gene encoding pyruvate:ferredoxin (flavodoxin) oxidoreductase, producing the protein MARKMVTIDGNTAVAHVAHATNEVIAIYPITPSSPMGEMSDAKSAAGQRNIWGTIPSVMEMQSEGGAAGAVHGALLAGALTTTFTASQGLLLMIPNMYKIAGELLPTVFHVSARSLACQALSIFGDHSDVMAVRQTGFALLASSNVQEVMDMALIAQQATLASRVPFLHFFDGFRTSHEVQKVEELTFEDMRAMIDDKLVAAHKARALNPDRPMISGTAQNPDVYFQGRETVNPFYLACPEIVQQTMDKFAKIVGRQYHLFDYIGAPDAEKVIVIMCSGADVVHETVDYLNSKGQKVGVLKVRLYRPFSSKHFVQALPKTVKKIAVLDRTKEPGSIGEPLYLDVRTAVGEGMSEGWAPFKDYPKIIGGRYGLGSKDFTPAMVKAVFDNLDAAQPKNHFTVGITDDVCRTSLEVDESFDIGGRTFTGMFYGLGSDGTVGANKNSIKIIGEETPNYAQGYFVYDSKKAGAVTVSHLRFGPDPIRSPYLISRADFVACHNPSFLEKYDMLSNLKPGGTFLLTSSHGPDKVWDTLPYEVQQQIIDKKINFYVIDAIGIAEQLGLGSRINVIMQTAFFKISNVIDIQQAVTAIKDAIKKTYGKKGEKIVQMNNAAVDQALEKVYKVQVPSKATSKIRMAKMVPDDAPEFVRTVTAEIMAGRGDKLPVSKMPCDGKFPTGTTQYEKRNIAVHIPVWEPDLCIQCGQCSFVCPHAAIRIKAYDPSCLKNAPAAFKSIDAKGKEFAGMKFTVQVAPEDCTGCEACVVNCPAVERDANKQPTGRKAINMALQEPLRLQERENFRFFLSIPNTDPKKFKLASIKGSQLVPPLFEFSGACAGCGETANIKLISQLFGDRLYIANATGCSSIYGGNLPTTPYTKRADGRGPTWSNSLFEDNAEFGLGMRLAINKMMTHALELLEKAASAGCVRKELAESLQEGMKTQDTQEGIEAQRARVEELKTACRQSRCPDCERLLTVADYLVRRSVWIVGGDGWAYDIGYGGLDHVLASGENVNVLVLDTEVYSNTGGQMSKSTPLGAVAQFAAGGKRLPKKDMGLIAMTYGNIYVASIAIGANPAQAVRAFVEAESYDGPSLILSYCHCIAHGIEDMGRGYEEQKKAVACGHWPLYRFDPRLAQQGKNPLQLDSKAPTLDFGEYASGENRFRVLQKTKPEIAEQLLEEARRYVKRKYALYEKLSQIEC; encoded by the coding sequence ATGGCACGAAAAATGGTTACTATAGACGGCAATACGGCCGTTGCCCACGTAGCACATGCTACCAACGAAGTCATCGCAATTTACCCGATTACCCCCAGCTCCCCTATGGGAGAAATGTCCGACGCCAAAAGCGCCGCCGGTCAGCGAAATATCTGGGGGACAATTCCTTCCGTCATGGAAATGCAGTCAGAAGGCGGAGCGGCCGGTGCCGTCCATGGGGCTTTGCTGGCAGGAGCGTTAACAACTACATTTACTGCCTCTCAGGGACTCCTGCTGATGATTCCAAATATGTACAAAATCGCCGGAGAACTCCTGCCGACCGTATTCCACGTATCGGCCCGTTCGCTGGCCTGTCAGGCCCTGAGTATTTTCGGGGACCACTCGGACGTGATGGCCGTGCGGCAAACGGGGTTTGCCCTCCTGGCTTCCTCCAATGTCCAGGAAGTAATGGATATGGCTCTCATTGCTCAGCAGGCCACGCTGGCCAGCCGAGTCCCCTTCCTGCATTTCTTTGACGGCTTCCGAACCAGTCACGAAGTTCAAAAAGTCGAAGAACTGACCTTTGAGGATATGCGGGCAATGATTGATGACAAACTGGTAGCAGCCCACAAAGCCCGCGCCCTCAATCCAGACCGCCCGATGATCAGCGGTACCGCTCAAAACCCCGATGTCTATTTCCAGGGACGGGAAACCGTCAACCCGTTCTATCTGGCCTGCCCGGAAATCGTCCAGCAGACCATGGACAAGTTCGCCAAAATCGTCGGCCGGCAGTATCATCTTTTCGACTATATCGGAGCCCCCGATGCGGAAAAGGTCATTGTGATTATGTGCTCCGGTGCCGACGTGGTACACGAAACGGTTGATTATCTGAACAGCAAAGGACAAAAAGTCGGCGTGTTGAAAGTTCGGCTTTATCGGCCCTTCAGCAGCAAACATTTCGTTCAGGCCCTTCCGAAAACCGTAAAAAAGATTGCGGTTTTGGATCGCACCAAAGAACCCGGTTCCATCGGCGAACCGCTTTATTTGGATGTCCGCACGGCCGTTGGGGAAGGAATGTCCGAAGGGTGGGCACCGTTTAAGGATTATCCCAAAATTATCGGCGGACGCTACGGTCTGGGCTCCAAAGATTTCACCCCCGCAATGGTCAAAGCCGTCTTCGACAATCTAGATGCCGCACAGCCGAAAAATCACTTCACTGTCGGCATTACGGACGACGTCTGCCGGACAAGTCTGGAAGTCGACGAATCCTTTGACATCGGCGGCCGAACCTTTACAGGAATGTTCTACGGACTGGGGTCTGACGGAACGGTCGGAGCCAACAAGAACAGCATCAAAATCATCGGCGAAGAAACCCCGAATTACGCTCAAGGCTATTTCGTCTATGACTCCAAAAAAGCCGGGGCCGTTACGGTATCGCATCTGCGGTTTGGTCCCGATCCCATTCGCAGCCCGTATCTCATCAGCCGGGCGGACTTTGTGGCCTGTCACAATCCGAGCTTTCTCGAAAAATACGATATGCTGTCGAATCTGAAGCCCGGCGGAACCTTCCTGCTGACCAGCAGTCACGGCCCCGACAAAGTCTGGGATACCCTGCCCTACGAGGTTCAGCAGCAAATCATTGACAAGAAAATCAATTTCTATGTTATCGATGCCATCGGCATTGCCGAACAGCTCGGGCTGGGCAGCCGCATCAATGTCATCATGCAGACGGCTTTCTTCAAAATCAGCAATGTTATTGATATTCAGCAAGCGGTAACGGCGATTAAGGATGCCATCAAAAAGACCTACGGCAAAAAAGGTGAAAAAATCGTACAGATGAATAATGCCGCCGTGGACCAGGCCCTCGAAAAAGTTTACAAAGTCCAGGTGCCTTCGAAAGCCACCAGCAAGATTCGAATGGCCAAAATGGTGCCGGATGACGCCCCCGAATTCGTCCGCACCGTCACGGCAGAAATTATGGCCGGACGCGGCGACAAACTGCCTGTCAGCAAGATGCCCTGCGACGGCAAATTCCCCACAGGTACAACCCAATATGAAAAACGCAACATCGCCGTTCATATTCCGGTCTGGGAGCCGGACCTGTGCATTCAATGCGGCCAATGCTCTTTTGTCTGTCCTCACGCCGCCATTCGCATCAAAGCGTATGACCCCAGCTGCCTGAAAAATGCTCCGGCGGCTTTTAAGAGCATCGATGCCAAAGGCAAGGAGTTTGCCGGGATGAAATTTACCGTGCAGGTCGCTCCGGAAGACTGCACCGGATGCGAGGCCTGCGTCGTGAATTGCCCGGCGGTTGAACGCGATGCCAACAAGCAGCCGACCGGACGGAAGGCCATCAATATGGCCCTTCAGGAACCGCTGCGGCTTCAGGAGCGGGAAAACTTCCGCTTCTTCCTGTCCATTCCCAACACAGACCCGAAAAAGTTTAAACTGGCCTCCATTAAGGGCAGTCAGCTGGTTCCGCCGCTCTTTGAGTTCTCGGGGGCCTGTGCCGGCTGCGGCGAAACAGCCAACATCAAACTGATCAGCCAGCTGTTCGGCGACCGGCTTTATATTGCCAATGCCACCGGCTGCTCTTCCATTTACGGCGGCAACCTTCCGACCACACCCTATACCAAACGTGCCGACGGACGAGGCCCAACCTGGAGCAACAGTCTTTTCGAAGACAATGCCGAATTCGGACTTGGGATGCGTCTGGCAATCAACAAAATGATGACCCACGCCCTCGAACTGCTCGAGAAGGCGGCTTCCGCCGGATGTGTCCGAAAAGAACTGGCGGAATCCCTCCAAGAAGGAATGAAAACCCAGGATACCCAGGAAGGCATTGAAGCCCAGCGAGCCCGTGTGGAAGAGCTGAAAACCGCCTGCCGTCAAAGCCGCTGTCCGGACTGTGAGCGGCTTCTGACCGTGGCAGACTATCTTGTCCGCAGGAGTGTCTGGATTGTCGGCGGCGACGGATGGGCATACGACATCGGCTACGGCGGATTGGACCATGTCCTGGCCAGCGGTGAAAATGTCAATGTCCTGGTGCTGGACACAGAGGTTTATTCCAATACAGGCGGCCAGATGTCCAAATCGACCCCATTGGGGGCTGTGGCCCAGTTCGCCGCAGGCGGCAAACGTCTTCCCAAAAAAGACATGGGATTAATTGCCATGACCTACGGAAACATCTACGTGGCGTCCATCGCCATCGGAGCCAATCCCGCTCAAGCCGTCAGGGCTTTTGTGGAAGCCGAAAGTTATGACGGACCGTCTTTGATTCTTTCCTATTGCCACTGCATTGCCCACGGAATCGAGGATATGGGCCGCGGATATGAGGAACAGAAAAAGGCCGTTGCCTGCGGTCACTGGCCTTTATACCGGTTTGACCCGCGTCTGGCCCAGCAGGGCAAAAATCCGCTTCAGCTGGATTCCAAGGCCCCCACGCTGGACTTCGGCGAATACGCAAGCGGGGAAAACCGTTTCCGCGTTCTCCAGAAAACCAAGCCGGAAATCGCCGAACAGCTTCTGGAAGAAGCTCGCCGTTACGTTAAGCGGAAATACGCTCTCTACGAAAAGTTGTCGCAAATCGAATGCTGA
- a CDS encoding homocysteine synthase has protein sequence MQKKERTFKLETLAVHGGQIPDPATGARAVPIYQTTSYQFRDTDHAANLFALKEFGNIYTRLMNPTTDVLEKRMAVLDGGIGALAVASGQAAITLALLNIAQAGDEIVSADNLYGGTYNLFHYTFPRMGIQVRFVPSNDLNALRKAITPKTKAVYAESIGNPKLDVADLEGIAAVAHQHGIPFVLDNTVSPYLLRPIDYGVDIVVYSATKFIGGHGTSLGGLIVDSGKFDWTNGRFPLIADPDPSYHNLNFVEALKPLGNIAYIIKARVTLLRDMGPAMSPFNAFLHLQGLETLHLRMPRHSENALTVAQYLQNHPAVSWVRYPGLPSSPEAERTKKYLPKGAGAIVGFGIKGGLEAGKKFINSLELISHLANIGDAKSLAIHPASTTHQQLSPQEQLATGVTPDFIRLSIGIENVEDIIDDIEQALSKAVG, from the coding sequence ATGCAGAAAAAAGAGCGGACTTTCAAACTCGAAACCTTAGCCGTTCACGGCGGGCAGATTCCTGATCCTGCAACCGGAGCCAGGGCTGTTCCAATCTATCAAACCACTTCCTATCAATTCCGCGATACCGACCATGCGGCCAATCTTTTCGCCCTGAAAGAGTTTGGAAACATATACACACGTCTGATGAACCCGACTACAGACGTTCTGGAAAAACGTATGGCCGTTTTGGACGGAGGCATCGGAGCCCTGGCTGTCGCCAGCGGTCAGGCTGCCATTACCCTGGCTTTATTAAACATTGCTCAGGCGGGCGATGAGATTGTCTCCGCCGACAATCTTTACGGCGGCACATACAATCTTTTTCACTATACCTTTCCCAGAATGGGCATTCAGGTTCGATTTGTCCCCTCCAATGACTTGAACGCTCTGCGGAAAGCCATCACTCCCAAAACCAAAGCTGTCTATGCCGAAAGCATTGGAAATCCGAAGCTCGATGTAGCGGACTTGGAAGGAATCGCTGCGGTGGCGCATCAGCACGGTATCCCATTCGTTCTGGACAATACCGTCTCCCCCTATCTGCTTCGCCCGATTGATTACGGAGTCGACATTGTCGTGTATTCTGCCACTAAGTTCATCGGCGGACATGGAACATCCCTGGGAGGACTGATAGTCGATTCGGGAAAATTTGACTGGACAAACGGCCGCTTTCCGCTGATTGCGGATCCTGACCCCAGTTATCATAACCTCAATTTCGTGGAAGCCCTCAAGCCCCTCGGGAACATTGCCTACATTATCAAGGCCCGCGTTACCCTGCTCCGAGATATGGGACCCGCTATGTCCCCCTTTAATGCTTTCCTGCATCTTCAGGGACTTGAAACCCTGCACCTGCGAATGCCGCGACATTCGGAAAATGCATTAACTGTTGCTCAATACCTTCAGAATCACCCCGCCGTCTCTTGGGTTCGCTATCCGGGACTTCCTTCCAGCCCGGAAGCAGAGCGCACCAAAAAATATCTGCCCAAAGGTGCAGGGGCCATCGTAGGATTCGGCATCAAGGGAGGATTAGAAGCAGGGAAAAAGTTTATTAATTCACTGGAACTAATTTCTCATTTGGCCAATATCGGGGATGCCAAGTCCCTGGCCATCCATCCGGCCTCCACCACCCATCAGCAGCTGTCTCCGCAGGAACAGTTGGCAACAGGGGTTACGCCGGACTTTATCCGCCTTTCAATCGGGATTGAAAACGTTGAGGATATTATCGACGATATCGAACAGGCCCTGTCAAAAGCCGTCGGATGA
- a CDS encoding Rrf2 family transcriptional regulator, translating to MRISTKTRYGTRFLIELACHYGKGPVYMKDIANAEGISEKYLSQILITLRSAGLVDGFRGVHGGYVLSRPPSQITVREIVSILEGGLSIIDCTQMPNSCPRQHNCSSQSVWRKVEQTLSEVLESITLEQLARQHQGKKGQSQPMYYI from the coding sequence ATGCGAATTTCAACAAAAACTCGTTATGGAACCCGTTTCCTCATTGAGCTGGCCTGCCATTACGGAAAAGGGCCTGTTTATATGAAGGATATTGCAAATGCGGAAGGTATTTCTGAAAAATACTTGAGCCAAATTTTAATCACATTGCGCTCCGCAGGACTGGTTGACGGCTTTCGCGGTGTCCACGGCGGGTACGTGTTAAGCCGCCCCCCTTCCCAAATCACAGTTCGCGAAATTGTGAGTATTTTAGAGGGAGGATTATCCATTATTGACTGCACGCAGATGCCCAATTCCTGTCCCCGACAGCATAATTGTTCAAGCCAAAGTGTCTGGCGAAAAGTCGAACAGACCCTTTCTGAAGTACTTGAATCAATCACTTTAGAACAACTGGCCCGCCAGCATCAGGGGAAAAAAGGGCAGAGCCAGCCCATGTACTATATTTAA
- a CDS encoding chorismate synthase, with protein MIGCHIGRFFQVTVAGGSYQEGLTAIVQGLPPGMVFTEQEIYGDLLLRKPGADELSSPRKEPDLPVIYTGVNAADTIENAGNRNHTNGTPLTILIPNLDRHFIHIKQYQDTNRTPRPGHASYASFMKYGPDDDAIGAGIFSGRYTSTIVAAGYTAKQVLKRFGIRVFSFIKEAAGVSCPQMDSDAVFDYTERYKRMRHDTDPFYQEIYVKKRITPEMRFLEKMRIFAQIEQEIDQIRAKAPHLSPAEIAERYGVHPVVNCPDIKAAEAMLEACNKITRTGDSSGGVVEVRVTGVPVGLGEPVFYKLDAELGRMLGIGAVKGVEVGAGFAVKNMTGSQSNDPMRSVNGKVVFDSNNAGGITGGLSTGQDIVVRLAVKPTPTIDKQQHTIDKYTLENKTLAAITRRDPTIVGRIWPVAENYTAMVILDHLMAHLGYQQVKERAYS; from the coding sequence ATGATTGGCTGCCACATCGGCCGGTTTTTTCAGGTTACTGTAGCCGGCGGTTCCTATCAGGAAGGTCTAACGGCGATCGTGCAGGGGTTGCCGCCGGGGATGGTGTTTACAGAACAGGAAATCTATGGGGATTTGCTGCTTCGAAAGCCGGGTGCTGACGAACTGTCCAGCCCCAGAAAAGAGCCGGATTTGCCAGTCATTTATACAGGGGTGAATGCGGCGGATACAATCGAAAATGCGGGCAACCGCAATCATACCAACGGGACGCCCCTGACAATTTTAATCCCTAATTTGGACCGTCATTTCATTCATATAAAACAATATCAGGATACCAATCGGACTCCGCGTCCCGGGCATGCATCGTATGCATCTTTTATGAAATATGGGCCGGATGATGATGCGATTGGGGCCGGGATTTTCAGCGGACGCTATACTTCGACGATTGTGGCGGCCGGTTATACAGCCAAGCAGGTCCTCAAACGATTTGGAATCCGTGTTTTTTCATTTATCAAAGAAGCGGCAGGGGTGTCCTGTCCCCAGATGGATTCTGATGCTGTGTTTGACTATACCGAACGCTACAAGAGGATGCGCCACGATACGGACCCGTTTTATCAGGAGATATATGTCAAGAAACGAATCACTCCTGAAATGCGTTTTTTGGAAAAGATGAGGATTTTTGCTCAGATTGAGCAGGAAATCGATCAAATACGGGCTAAGGCACCGCATCTGTCGCCGGCTGAAATAGCAGAGCGGTATGGGGTTCATCCTGTTGTTAATTGTCCGGATATCAAGGCGGCGGAAGCGATGCTGGAGGCCTGCAATAAAATTACCCGGACCGGCGATTCGTCGGGAGGAGTAGTGGAGGTGCGGGTAACGGGCGTGCCGGTGGGGCTCGGGGAGCCGGTTTTTTACAAGCTGGATGCAGAGCTGGGACGCATGCTCGGCATTGGCGCCGTCAAGGGTGTGGAGGTTGGAGCCGGATTTGCCGTCAAAAATATGACCGGTTCTCAAAGCAATGACCCGATGCGCAGCGTAAATGGGAAGGTTGTTTTTGACTCCAATAACGCCGGCGGGATTACCGGCGGACTTTCTACGGGGCAGGATATTGTAGTGCGGCTGGCCGTCAAGCCGACCCCCACGATTGATAAGCAGCAGCATACAATCGATAAATATACGCTTGAAAATAAGACTTTGGCAGCCATTACCCGCAGAGACCCGACCATTGTGGGGCGGATATGGCCGGTAGCGGAAAACTATACGGCGATGGTGATTCTGGACCATCTGATGGCCCATCTGGGATATCAGCAGGTCAAAGAACGGGCTTATTCCTAA
- a CDS encoding type II and III secretion system protein, translating into MSTTDKFKKGYLPWFCMLALTMILTGFALQSVFAETLTEKQSKQKRAEEYIRVAQEQIKRGLYQSAETLLKEIRDNYAPYLTDSQIATVEALSKQTAEALEARRRIPDIIKQAEELSASGQHQQAITLLNGVLASPYLSEKERSTIQGILQNIQANLSAERARIQAVYDQAVEDYKQKNYEKAKAGFMQAAQSGIEVTGSISPMDYLKMIDQLQQTPPPAQPAAPAEPALKPEEQIEVEIMQMVPEKPAPAEPSAEEKAAVSPAPAEAPAAPLPEPNEAPKTEPAAIPPAPIEPTQTAPSATTDSYLNEVLRKQSVQIGYVTAIVQDALAKADQSLAQKDFTQARQSLRRAFAAIETNKLLLGDELYKSFQLQLAQKEEEVNRNQDAFTAAQQQQQEQQARQLAEQNRTEMEQRRAKAIADFMQRAYAFLDEQRYEEALGQLEQLLAVDPLNQNALILKKTLEDTVRWREQRAIQEESQKEELRLLLEADRRSIPYYNEITYPKNWKEIAARREAAEKEDLDPKTTAVEKQLETIVDLSSSITEETTFEEAIEILRNAVDPALRITPIWANLVDTAFVQRENPLNIPGASMQGITLKMALELVINAVNASAISEIGYMIKEGVIIIATLEYLDTNVTNRYFHKIYDISELLSPPANFDEYNSGGWGGAGDGGTGGGGTGGGGSSRSGGMRGGMGGGMGGMGGGMMGGGMMGGGMMGGGMMGGGMMGGGMGGMGGGMMGGMMMTGMSGNWRGEIRAIEIIYLLQQTVRPLSWYLEGGEGRVWQYNARKLIVYQTADVHKEVEDFLKKLKEGIGDQVAIEARFLLVDENFLEEIGFDMDIAKWKIGGQFGGGTGIIENINQDSINLARPKSTFIPSSLGDATTTGTPLRSSLDMEFSWGDTLDNLQVEFLIRATQMHRNTKSLSAPKAMVMNGESANIEVITERRIKTDASFTTETLTTLAGTDRTVAYFEHDIEDFDTGVRLNIMPTITEDKKYVLLRIITYMDMLTNLETDTAVGLMPTPEGGGEIVTEDYSLPTIQTSSIETRVSVPDRGTVLLGGLTMTGEYEIEAGVPALSKLPILGRLFSNRSTVKDKSILLILVKPTIVLREEAEQDAVASLKPF; encoded by the coding sequence GTGTCAACAACTGACAAGTTCAAAAAAGGGTATCTGCCTTGGTTCTGCATGCTTGCCTTGACGATGATCTTGACCGGTTTTGCCCTGCAGTCCGTCTTCGCCGAAACACTCACAGAAAAACAATCCAAACAAAAACGGGCGGAAGAATACATCCGCGTCGCGCAGGAGCAAATCAAACGCGGCCTGTATCAATCCGCCGAGACGCTCCTCAAAGAAATTCGTGACAATTATGCTCCTTATCTGACAGATTCCCAGATTGCAACGGTTGAAGCCCTCTCCAAACAGACGGCCGAAGCCCTCGAAGCCCGCCGCAGAATCCCGGACATAATCAAACAGGCCGAAGAGTTGTCCGCCTCCGGACAGCATCAGCAGGCCATAACCCTTCTGAACGGGGTGCTGGCCAGCCCGTATCTGTCTGAAAAAGAACGCTCCACTATCCAGGGGATTCTTCAAAACATACAAGCCAATCTCTCTGCTGAACGGGCTCGAATCCAGGCCGTTTATGACCAGGCTGTTGAGGATTACAAGCAAAAGAATTATGAAAAAGCCAAGGCCGGTTTTATGCAGGCGGCTCAGTCCGGCATTGAGGTCACCGGTTCCATTTCGCCGATGGACTACCTGAAAATGATTGACCAGCTCCAGCAAACCCCGCCCCCTGCACAGCCGGCAGCACCAGCGGAGCCCGCCCTAAAACCGGAAGAACAGATTGAAGTCGAAATCATGCAGATGGTCCCGGAAAAACCGGCTCCGGCCGAACCGTCGGCGGAAGAAAAAGCCGCGGTTTCCCCGGCTCCCGCCGAAGCTCCTGCGGCACCCCTGCCCGAACCCAATGAAGCACCGAAAACCGAGCCGGCTGCAATTCCACCCGCACCGATCGAACCGACCCAGACAGCACCCTCGGCAACAACAGATTCCTATCTGAATGAAGTTCTGCGAAAGCAATCCGTCCAAATCGGATACGTTACTGCGATTGTTCAGGATGCCTTAGCCAAGGCCGACCAATCGTTAGCTCAAAAAGACTTTACCCAGGCCCGTCAGTCTCTTCGAAGAGCTTTTGCCGCTATTGAAACCAACAAACTTCTGCTCGGCGATGAATTATACAAAAGTTTCCAGCTCCAGCTGGCTCAAAAGGAAGAAGAAGTCAATCGTAATCAGGATGCTTTTACCGCCGCGCAGCAGCAGCAGCAGGAACAGCAGGCCCGTCAATTAGCTGAACAAAACCGAACAGAAATGGAACAGCGGCGGGCCAAAGCCATTGCCGATTTTATGCAGAGGGCGTATGCATTTCTGGATGAGCAGCGGTATGAAGAAGCCCTCGGACAGCTGGAACAGCTGCTGGCCGTGGACCCGCTCAATCAAAACGCCTTAATCCTGAAGAAGACTCTCGAAGACACCGTCCGATGGAGAGAGCAGCGGGCCATTCAGGAAGAATCGCAAAAAGAGGAACTGCGGCTGCTTCTGGAAGCAGACCGACGCTCCATCCCCTACTACAACGAAATCACCTATCCGAAAAACTGGAAGGAAATTGCCGCCCGGCGGGAAGCTGCAGAAAAAGAAGACCTTGACCCCAAAACCACAGCTGTAGAAAAACAGCTCGAAACCATCGTGGATTTGTCCAGCTCCATCACAGAGGAAACCACCTTTGAGGAAGCGATTGAGATTTTGCGAAATGCTGTGGACCCGGCCCTGCGCATTACTCCCATCTGGGCGAATCTGGTTGATACGGCCTTCGTTCAGCGGGAGAATCCCCTGAACATCCCGGGAGCCAGCATGCAGGGAATTACGCTCAAGATGGCTCTGGAGCTGGTTATTAACGCTGTTAACGCCAGCGCTATCTCTGAAATCGGCTATATGATTAAGGAAGGCGTGATTATTATCGCGACTCTCGAATACCTCGATACAAACGTCACGAACCGCTACTTCCACAAAATCTATGACATCTCCGAACTGCTCAGCCCGCCTGCCAACTTCGATGAATACAACAGCGGCGGCTGGGGCGGAGCCGGCGACGGCGGTACAGGCGGCGGTGGGACAGGCGGCGGCGGGAGCAGCCGAAGCGGCGGCATGAGAGGCGGTATGGGCGGGGGTATGGGAGGGATGGGAGGCGGTATGATGGGAGGAGGGATGATGGGAGGGGGCATGATGGGAGGAGGGATGATGGGAGGAGGCATGATGGGAGGCGGTATGGGCGGAATGGGAGGAGGCATGATGGGCGGGATGATGATGACTGGTATGAGCGGAAACTGGCGAGGCGAAATCCGAGCCATCGAAATTATTTATCTGCTCCAGCAAACAGTCCGTCCCCTCAGCTGGTATCTGGAAGGCGGCGAGGGACGCGTCTGGCAGTACAACGCTCGAAAACTGATTGTCTATCAAACCGCCGATGTACACAAAGAAGTCGAAGATTTCCTCAAAAAGCTCAAAGAAGGGATTGGAGACCAGGTCGCTATCGAGGCCCGTTTCCTCCTTGTGGATGAAAACTTCCTCGAAGAAATCGGCTTTGATATGGACATTGCCAAATGGAAAATCGGCGGCCAGTTCGGCGGCGGTACCGGAATTATCGAAAACATCAACCAGGATTCCATCAATCTGGCCAGACCGAAATCAACCTTTATCCCATCCAGCTTGGGAGATGCAACAACAACAGGAACCCCGCTGCGTTCTTCCCTGGACATGGAATTCAGCTGGGGGGATACTCTTGATAACCTGCAGGTGGAGTTCCTGATTCGCGCTACTCAGATGCATCGGAATACGAAGTCTCTTTCGGCGCCGAAGGCCATGGTCATGAACGGCGAATCGGCCAATATCGAAGTGATTACGGAGCGCAGAATCAAAACCGATGCCAGCTTTACAACAGAAACGCTGACAACGTTGGCCGGGACCGACCGAACCGTGGCTTACTTTGAACACGACATTGAAGACTTCGACACCGGCGTCCGGCTTAATATTATGCCCACGATTACTGAAGACAAAAAATATGTCCTCCTGCGTATCATTACTTACATGGACATGCTCACCAATTTGGAGACAGACACGGCCGTGGGTCTGATGCCTACACCGGAAGGCGGCGGCGAAATCGTTACGGAAGACTACAGTTTGCCGACGATTCAGACCTCTTCCATTGAAACCCGCGTCTCCGTACCGGACCGCGGAACGGTCCTGCTGGGCGGTCTGACCATGACGGGCGAGTATGAAATTGAAGCGGGCGTTCCCGCTCTGAGCAAATTGCCGATTCTCGGACGGCTCTTCTCCAATCGAAGTACAGTCAAGGATAAGTCGATTCTTCTGATTCTTGTCAAGCCGACCATTGTGCTTCGTGAGGAGGCCGAACAAGACGCTGTTGCTTCCTTGAAGCCGTTCTAA
- the tsaB gene encoding tRNA (adenosine(37)-N6)-threonylcarbamoyltransferase complex dimerization subunit type 1 TsaB, translated as MKREGPYLLAIDCSGRIGSTAVGRGEILLAEKVFSGKMRHSSELFESMETVLKESGCSLKDIDVFCFTIGPGSFTGLRIAVTAAKMLSFARKIPLVSVNTLDTIAHNTTEYVGKLNSSLKYLAVVLDAKHNSFFSAVYKWDVNKWIKHIGDMLISSQQLVCQLQMLGNSAVVGEGLFYHRDLFDSAGIEIFPEDYWSARAGGILRIAYQKYLSGEFEEPLKLVPYYIRPPEITEKTRK; from the coding sequence TTGAAAAGAGAAGGACCGTATTTGCTGGCGATTGATTGTTCGGGCCGTATCGGTTCGACGGCCGTCGGGAGAGGGGAGATTCTGTTGGCAGAGAAGGTCTTTTCCGGGAAGATGAGACACAGCAGCGAACTGTTTGAATCGATGGAAACGGTTCTGAAAGAATCCGGCTGTTCATTGAAAGACATAGATGTGTTTTGTTTTACCATCGGGCCGGGAAGTTTTACGGGTCTTCGAATCGCCGTTACGGCGGCAAAAATGCTCAGTTTTGCTCGGAAAATCCCCCTTGTTTCTGTCAACACTCTCGATACAATAGCGCATAACACGACTGAGTATGTCGGGAAATTGAACAGCTCTTTAAAGTATCTGGCTGTAGTTCTCGATGCCAAACACAATTCTTTTTTTTCAGCTGTTTATAAATGGGATGTCAATAAGTGGATAAAACATATCGGAGATATGCTGATATCGTCTCAACAACTTGTTTGTCAACTTCAGATGTTGGGTAATTCCGCTGTAGTAGGCGAAGGACTTTTTTACCACAGAGATTTGTTTGATTCTGCCGGCATTGAGATTTTTCCTGAGGACTATTGGTCGGCACGTGCCGGCGGGATACTTCGAATTGCGTATCAGAAATATCTTTCCGGCGAGTTTGAAGAACCTCTCAAATTAGTCCCTTATTATATACGCCCGCCGGAAATCACGGAAAAGACCAGAAAATAA